From a single Intestinibaculum porci genomic region:
- a CDS encoding threonine/serine exporter family protein — MNTKEILTFTVNVGSLMLSSGAEIYRVKETIVHILNGLAVEEFDVYVVSNGIFASAHENREDACSVIRNITKAEMHSGKISAINQLSRDIYNHDCDFEEAKERFAQIEKIPRTKYKYLLLFCGIGASAFTYMFKGSLYDCLISFINGFILGYFLYKVKGSKFIRNIFGAFIVSGVAMIAAKLFPILNYNAIIIGTLMPLVPGVALTTGVRDLFHGDYLSGAIHMLDAFITGLCIAVGVGTLVSLIAMMKGFGIW; from the coding sequence ATGAATACAAAAGAAATACTTACATTCACAGTAAATGTAGGATCTCTTATGCTTAGTAGTGGAGCAGAAATATATCGTGTAAAAGAGACAATTGTGCATATTTTAAATGGATTAGCAGTTGAAGAATTTGATGTTTATGTTGTATCAAATGGTATTTTTGCAAGTGCACATGAAAATAGAGAAGATGCTTGTTCAGTAATCAGAAATATTACTAAAGCGGAGATGCACTCTGGGAAAATTAGTGCAATTAATCAGTTATCAAGAGATATTTATAATCATGATTGTGATTTTGAAGAAGCAAAGGAACGGTTTGCGCAAATTGAAAAAATACCAAGAACGAAATACAAGTATTTATTATTATTTTGTGGCATTGGTGCTAGTGCGTTTACATATATGTTTAAAGGTTCGTTGTACGATTGCTTAATATCGTTCATTAATGGCTTTATATTAGGATACTTTTTATATAAAGTAAAAGGTTCAAAATTTATTAGGAATATTTTTGGAGCGTTTATTGTTAGTGGTGTTGCAATGATTGCAGCAAAGTTATTTCCGATTCTTAATTATAATGCAATAATAATTGGGACGTTAATGCCATTAGTTCCAGGCGTAGCATTGACGACGGGTGTCCGGGATCTATTTCATGGTGATTATTTGTCTGGCGCAATACATATGTTGGATGCATTCATAACGGGATTGTGTATAGCTGTAGGTGTTGGAACATTAGTTAGTTTAATAGCTATGATGAAAGGTTTTGGTATATGGTAG
- a CDS encoding threonine/serine exporter family protein encodes MVAQFIASMLATVSFAILYSTPKRHLLYCSITGALGWIVYLIFKDFGANTILCNFASAFSLSIIARIFAVFNQAPVTLYLFPGIIPIVPGAGIYYTAYYFFMNNMHQSGRFAQDTAKTVLAICFGIIFAMAIPQKLFKVIKKGEKKNGI; translated from the coding sequence ATGGTAGCTCAATTTATAGCGTCAATGTTAGCGACAGTAAGTTTTGCAATCTTATATAGTACACCTAAACGACACTTGTTGTATTGTAGTATAACAGGTGCTTTAGGATGGATCGTATATTTGATTTTTAAAGATTTTGGAGCTAATACAATTTTATGTAATTTTGCATCAGCATTTTCATTAAGTATCATAGCGAGAATTTTTGCAGTGTTTAATCAGGCTCCAGTAACACTATATCTGTTTCCCGGCATCATACCAATTGTTCCAGGTGCAGGAATTTATTATACAGCATATTATTTTTTTATGAATAATATGCATCAATCTGGGCGTTTTGCTCAGGACACTGCTAAAACGGTATTAGCAATATGTTTTGGCATTATTTTTGCAATGGCAATACCACAAAAGTTATTCAAAGTCATAAAAAAAGGAGAAAAGAAAAATGGAATTTGA
- a CDS encoding LytTR family DNA-binding domain-containing protein — MQNDIIYIERKDRITYIHTQKEIYEVQEKISDIMERLPRLYFLRCHNSYIVYIPMIKELLKNEIILDNGQIVPVSRNYRKSTQDAFALWAATQMR, encoded by the coding sequence ATGCAAAATGATATTATTTATATCGAACGTAAGGATCGCATAACCTATATACATACACAAAAGGAAATTTATGAGGTTCAAGAAAAAATTTCAGATATTATGGAACGCCTTCCTCGTTTATATTTCTTAAGATGTCACAATAGTTATATAGTTTACATTCCAATGATCAAAGAGTTATTAAAAAATGAGATAATTTTGGATAATGGACAAATTGTGCCTGTTAGTCGAAATTATAGAAAATCCACACAAGATGCATTTGCATTGTGGGCGGCCACACAAATGCGGTAA
- a CDS encoding nitroreductase family protein, translated as MEFEKVINERYSSRKFKSQKISKDQIEAILHAAKVAPTAVNKQPFHIWVISSQDSLDKVSQTTKFTFGAPVIFVLGSKSDQAWVRKYDNQNFSDVDTAIVGTHMMLEIENQGLGTTWVAAFDAPKMKKLFPQMSEYNLIALFPTGYKDVDCKASLMHTKRVNIDEFTTYID; from the coding sequence ATGGAATTTGAAAAAGTAATAAACGAAAGATATTCATCAAGAAAGTTTAAGAGTCAGAAGATTTCAAAAGATCAAATTGAAGCTATATTGCATGCTGCAAAAGTTGCACCAACTGCTGTTAATAAACAGCCTTTTCACATTTGGGTTATTAGCTCGCAAGATAGCTTAGATAAAGTATCTCAGACGACGAAATTTACATTTGGTGCTCCTGTCATTTTTGTGCTAGGATCTAAATCAGATCAAGCATGGGTTAGAAAATATGATAATCAAAATTTTAGCGATGTAGATACAGCGATCGTTGGTACACATATGATGTTAGAAATCGAAAATCAGGGTTTAGGAACAACATGGGTAGCAGCATTCGATGCACCTAAAATGAAGAAATTATTTCCTCAAATGTCAGAATATAATTTAATCGCTTTATTTCCAACAGGATATAAAGATGTTGATTGTAAAGCTAGTCTAATGCATACCAAGAGAGTTAATATTGATGAATTTACAACGTATATAGATTAA